The Meles meles chromosome 6, mMelMel3.1 paternal haplotype, whole genome shotgun sequence genome has a window encoding:
- the GCNT3 gene encoding beta-1,3-galactosyl-O-glycosyl-glycoprotein beta-1,6-N-acetylglucosaminyltransferase 3 isoform X1 — MTKNTTFCLERGHDKGRQSLSGGFVTRCFSPDPVLLLLPCAPAPLVSHSGMMVWWKKRLCHQHHLWALGCYMLLAVVALRFSLRLKCDFDSVDLESRVFRSQHCRDILYKSLKLPAKRTINCSGIIRGDQQAVTEALLDNLEVKKKRKPFTDTDYLNMTRDCEHFKAERKFLRFPLSKEELDFPIAYSMVVHEKIENFERLLRALYAPQNVYCVHVDEKSPETFKEAIKAIVSCFPNVFIASKLVRVVYASWSRVQADLNCMEDLLQSSVPWKYLLNTCGTDFPIKTNAEMVLALKLLNGKNSMESEKPTEHKRSRWTYHYEVTDTLSITSKMKDPPPDNIPMFTGNAYIVASRHFVQHVLENPKAQRLIEWVKDTYSPDEHLWATLQRAPWMPGSIPYHPKFHISDMTAIARLVKWQGHEGDVSRGAPYAPCSGVHQRSVCVYGTGDLHWILQNHHLLANKFDPKVDDNVLQCLEEYLRYKAIYGTDL, encoded by the exons ATGACCAAGAACACCACCTTCTGCTTAGAAAGAGGACATGACAAGGGAAGACAGTCTTTGTCAGGAGGATTTGTCACACGTTGTTTCTCTCCA GAtcccgtcctcctcctccttccctgtgccCCAGCTCCACTGGTTTCTCATTCTGGGATGATGGTTTGGTGGAAGAAGCGGCTCTGCCACCAGCATCACCTGTGGGCCCTGGGATGCTATATGCTGCTGGCCGTGGTTGCTCTGAGGTTCTCTCTCCGACTGAAATGTGACTTTGATTCCGTGGATCTGGAGTCCCGGGTCTTTCGGAGCCAGCACTGTAGGGACATCCTGTACAAGTCCTTGAAGCTGCCAGCGAAGAGAACCATCAACTGTTCTGGAATCATCCGAGGGGACCAGCAAGCGGTGACAGAGGCTCTCCTGGACAACCTGGAGGTCAAGAAGAAGCGGAAGCCTTTCACAGACACTGACTACCTGAACATGACCAGAGACTGTGAGCACTTTAAGGCTGAGCGGAAGTTCCTACGGTTCCCTCTGAGCAAAGAAGAGTTAGACTTCCCTATCGCGTACTCTATGGTGGTCCATGAGAAGATAGAGAACTTTGAAAGACTGCTGCGAGCTTTGTATGCTCCTCAGAATGTATACTGTGTCCACGTGGATGAGAAATCGCCAGAAACTTTCAAAGAGGCAATCAAGGCAATTGTGTCATGCTTCCCAAATGTCTTCATAGCCAGTAAGTTGGTTCGGGTGGTTTATGCCTCCTGGTCCAGGGTGCAGGCCGACCTGAACTGTATGGAGGACTTGCTCCAGAGCTCAGTGCCGTGGAAATACTTACTGAATACATGTGGGACGGACTTTCCTATAAAGACCAATGCCGAGATGGTCCTGGCCCTCAAGTTGTTGAACGGGAAGAACAGTATGGAGTCAGAAAAGCCTACGGAGCACAAAAGGTCTCGCTGGACCTATCACTATGAGGTGACAGACACACTGTCCATAACCAGCAAGATGAAGGATCCCCCCCCAGATAATATACCTATGTTCACGGGGAATGCCTATATTGTGGCTTCTCGACACTTTGTCCAGCACGTCCTAGAGAACCCCAAGGCCCAAAGACTGATCGAGTGGGTGAAAGACACCTATAGCCCCGACGAGCATCTGTGGGCCACCCTTCAGCGTGCACCGTGGATGCCGGGTTCTATTCCCTACCACCCCAAGTTTCACATCTCCGACATGACAGCCATCGCCAGGCTGGTCAAGTGGCAGGGCCACGAGGGAGATGTCAGTAGGGGGGCACCGTATGCACCTTGCTCGGGAGTCCACCAGCGGTCTGTCTGTGTTTATGGGACTGGGGACCTGCACTGGATTCTTCAAAACCATCACCTTTTGGCTAACAAGTTTGACCCGAAGGTGGATGACAACGTTCTTCAGTGCTTAGAAGAGTACTTACGTTATAAGGCCATCTACGGGACTGATCTCTGA
- the GCNT3 gene encoding beta-1,3-galactosyl-O-glycosyl-glycoprotein beta-1,6-N-acetylglucosaminyltransferase 3 isoform X2, giving the protein MMVWWKKRLCHQHHLWALGCYMLLAVVALRFSLRLKCDFDSVDLESRVFRSQHCRDILYKSLKLPAKRTINCSGIIRGDQQAVTEALLDNLEVKKKRKPFTDTDYLNMTRDCEHFKAERKFLRFPLSKEELDFPIAYSMVVHEKIENFERLLRALYAPQNVYCVHVDEKSPETFKEAIKAIVSCFPNVFIASKLVRVVYASWSRVQADLNCMEDLLQSSVPWKYLLNTCGTDFPIKTNAEMVLALKLLNGKNSMESEKPTEHKRSRWTYHYEVTDTLSITSKMKDPPPDNIPMFTGNAYIVASRHFVQHVLENPKAQRLIEWVKDTYSPDEHLWATLQRAPWMPGSIPYHPKFHISDMTAIARLVKWQGHEGDVSRGAPYAPCSGVHQRSVCVYGTGDLHWILQNHHLLANKFDPKVDDNVLQCLEEYLRYKAIYGTDL; this is encoded by the coding sequence ATGATGGTTTGGTGGAAGAAGCGGCTCTGCCACCAGCATCACCTGTGGGCCCTGGGATGCTATATGCTGCTGGCCGTGGTTGCTCTGAGGTTCTCTCTCCGACTGAAATGTGACTTTGATTCCGTGGATCTGGAGTCCCGGGTCTTTCGGAGCCAGCACTGTAGGGACATCCTGTACAAGTCCTTGAAGCTGCCAGCGAAGAGAACCATCAACTGTTCTGGAATCATCCGAGGGGACCAGCAAGCGGTGACAGAGGCTCTCCTGGACAACCTGGAGGTCAAGAAGAAGCGGAAGCCTTTCACAGACACTGACTACCTGAACATGACCAGAGACTGTGAGCACTTTAAGGCTGAGCGGAAGTTCCTACGGTTCCCTCTGAGCAAAGAAGAGTTAGACTTCCCTATCGCGTACTCTATGGTGGTCCATGAGAAGATAGAGAACTTTGAAAGACTGCTGCGAGCTTTGTATGCTCCTCAGAATGTATACTGTGTCCACGTGGATGAGAAATCGCCAGAAACTTTCAAAGAGGCAATCAAGGCAATTGTGTCATGCTTCCCAAATGTCTTCATAGCCAGTAAGTTGGTTCGGGTGGTTTATGCCTCCTGGTCCAGGGTGCAGGCCGACCTGAACTGTATGGAGGACTTGCTCCAGAGCTCAGTGCCGTGGAAATACTTACTGAATACATGTGGGACGGACTTTCCTATAAAGACCAATGCCGAGATGGTCCTGGCCCTCAAGTTGTTGAACGGGAAGAACAGTATGGAGTCAGAAAAGCCTACGGAGCACAAAAGGTCTCGCTGGACCTATCACTATGAGGTGACAGACACACTGTCCATAACCAGCAAGATGAAGGATCCCCCCCCAGATAATATACCTATGTTCACGGGGAATGCCTATATTGTGGCTTCTCGACACTTTGTCCAGCACGTCCTAGAGAACCCCAAGGCCCAAAGACTGATCGAGTGGGTGAAAGACACCTATAGCCCCGACGAGCATCTGTGGGCCACCCTTCAGCGTGCACCGTGGATGCCGGGTTCTATTCCCTACCACCCCAAGTTTCACATCTCCGACATGACAGCCATCGCCAGGCTGGTCAAGTGGCAGGGCCACGAGGGAGATGTCAGTAGGGGGGCACCGTATGCACCTTGCTCGGGAGTCCACCAGCGGTCTGTCTGTGTTTATGGGACTGGGGACCTGCACTGGATTCTTCAAAACCATCACCTTTTGGCTAACAAGTTTGACCCGAAGGTGGATGACAACGTTCTTCAGTGCTTAGAAGAGTACTTACGTTATAAGGCCATCTACGGGACTGATCTCTGA